The Nitrospira sp. KM1 genome includes a window with the following:
- a CDS encoding response regulator codes for MIRVVVIDDFAAMRNALIEVVRAHPALELVGAGMNGEDAVHLADVRHPDVILMDVSTDTCDGIEATRHVKRRHPEIAVIGMAAQPSEEAIFAMRSVGASDILAKGIPTKQLYSRILGMYEIRQAVS; via the coding sequence ATGATCCGGGTGGTCGTCATTGACGATTTTGCTGCCATGCGCAACGCGCTAATTGAGGTCGTCCGCGCCCACCCAGCGTTGGAGCTGGTCGGTGCGGGTATGAATGGCGAAGACGCCGTCCACCTGGCCGACGTACGACATCCCGATGTCATTCTGATGGATGTGTCGACCGACACCTGTGATGGCATTGAGGCCACGCGCCACGTGAAGCGGCGGCATCCTGAGATTGCCGTGATCGGAATGGCCGCGCAGCCGTCCGAAGAGGCGATCTTTGCGATGCGATCGGTGGGTGCGAGTGATATTCTCGCCAAGGGCATACCCACGAAACAATTGTATTCGCGAATTCTGGGAATGTATGAGATACGACAGGCGGTGTCGTAG
- a CDS encoding response regulator transcription factor has product MMRVLVIDDFTGMRDVLIDILREHSDVDVVGAGGNGQDAVELAESRRPDVIVMDITMPRCSGVEATRIITQRFPDMRVIGVTALDDDASEAAMRDAGACGFLLKEQAPDRLYSLVHAAHYR; this is encoded by the coding sequence ATGATGCGAGTCCTCGTCATTGACGACTTCACAGGGATGCGAGACGTGCTGATAGATATCTTGCGGGAGCATTCAGATGTGGACGTCGTCGGCGCCGGCGGTAATGGGCAGGACGCGGTCGAGCTGGCCGAGAGCCGTCGCCCCGATGTCATCGTGATGGATATCACTATGCCGCGATGCAGCGGTGTCGAAGCCACACGTATCATCACCCAACGGTTTCCCGACATGAGAGTCATTGGAGTAACGGCCTTAGACGATGATGCCAGTGAAGCCGCCATGCGCGATGCCGGAGCCTGCGGCTTTCTCTTAAAGGAGCAAGCGCCTGATCGTCTCTATTCACTCGTTCATGCGGCACACTACAGATGA